One genomic segment of Rivularia sp. PCC 7116 includes these proteins:
- the tnpA gene encoding IS200/IS605 family transposase, whose translation MSRNFTQLYLHSVWATWDRLPLVTEDIQDIIYAAIAKQCRDLGCTVIAVGGIANHVHLLTNFPPSLTISELIGKVKGSSSHLITHEVKPDSFFKWQGAYGAFTVSRNGIEAVTNYIENQATHHRQETLISEWEM comes from the coding sequence ATGTCGAGAAATTTTACTCAATTATATTTACATTCTGTTTGGGCAACCTGGGATAGATTACCCTTAGTAACAGAAGATATTCAAGATATTATTTATGCTGCTATTGCGAAACAATGTAGAGATTTAGGATGCACTGTAATTGCTGTCGGAGGTATTGCAAATCACGTACATCTGCTCACAAATTTTCCGCCTAGTTTAACAATATCTGAATTAATTGGAAAGGTAAAAGGAAGTTCTTCTCATCTTATTACTCATGAAGTTAAACCGGATAGCTTTTTTAAATGGCAAGGTGCTTACGGTGCGTTTACTGTTAGTCGTAATGGTATTGAAGCAGTAACGAATTATATCGAAAACCAAGCTACACATCACAGACAAGAAACTTTGATTTCGGAGTGGGAAATGTAG
- a CDS encoding 1-aminocyclopropane-1-carboxylate deaminase/D-cysteine desulfhydrase translates to MLNKPSPIQLIEDELLTKRSIRLFVKRDDLIHPQISGNKWRKLKYNLQVAKQQQQQRLLTFGGAYSNHIAATAAAGNMFGFETIGVIRGELVKPLNPTLNLAQQQGMKFVFVGRKEYREEKAEIAARLQDELGSCYVIPEGGSNTLAVKGCAEIVAEVQEQLDNVPDYFCVSSGTGGTAAGLVVGLAGVSLVKVFPALKGNFILDEIHSLIWEFVGESYDNWQLISDYNFGGYTKWNQELIDFINDFYKKIRLQIDPIYTGKLFYGVWNEIEKGNFKENSTIVVIHTGGLQGILGFNQRFGDLLKNVET, encoded by the coding sequence ATGCTTAATAAACCAAGTCCAATACAGCTTATTGAAGATGAACTATTAACAAAACGCAGCATACGCCTATTTGTTAAACGAGATGATTTGATTCATCCGCAAATTTCGGGTAATAAATGGCGTAAATTAAAATATAATCTCCAAGTAGCAAAACAACAGCAACAACAGCGCTTACTTACTTTTGGCGGAGCTTATTCCAATCATATTGCCGCAACCGCAGCAGCAGGAAATATGTTTGGTTTTGAGACGATTGGTGTAATTCGAGGGGAATTAGTGAAACCTTTGAATCCAACTTTGAATTTAGCGCAACAGCAGGGAATGAAGTTTGTGTTTGTAGGAAGAAAAGAGTACCGGGAAGAGAAAGCGGAAATAGCCGCACGGTTACAGGATGAGTTGGGAAGCTGTTATGTAATACCCGAAGGTGGAAGTAACACTTTAGCTGTTAAAGGTTGTGCTGAGATAGTTGCAGAAGTGCAAGAACAACTTGATAACGTACCGGATTATTTTTGTGTAAGTAGCGGTACGGGTGGAACAGCTGCGGGATTGGTTGTTGGATTGGCTGGAGTGTCTTTGGTGAAGGTATTTCCAGCGCTTAAAGGTAATTTTATTCTAGATGAAATTCATAGTTTGATATGGGAATTTGTGGGAGAAAGCTACGATAATTGGCAGTTAATAAGTGATTATAATTTTGGTGGTTATACAAAATGGAATCAGGAATTAATCGATTTTATCAATGATTTTTATAAAAAAATTCGGTTACAAATTGACCCAATTTATACAGGAAAATTATTTTATGGTGTATGGAATGAAATTGAAAAAGGTAATTTTAAAGAGAATAGTACGATTGTGGTAATTCATACAGGTGGTTTGCAGGGAATATTAGGTTTTAATCAACGTTTTGGGGATTTATTAAAAAATGTAGAGACGTAA
- a CDS encoding leucine-rich repeat domain-containing protein, producing MTNTPQWAIERIRETQNNQLSWLNLSWVPWMYKSQKLTEVPLEIFEIEWLRELYLCNNKLTSIPEYITNLNNLTSLDISENQLIEIPEYIFSLSNLIKLDVSDNQLTKIPESIIHLKNLTELNISDNDLSKLPESVTKLTNLTKLWSWNNQLREIPESITRLINLIELDLSENKLTEIPEFISRLTNLTILDLEENQLTELPEYISYISGLNEIYLNNNPLENPSLEVAKKGIIAIREYFENSAI from the coding sequence ATGACAAATACACCACAATGGGCAATTGAAAGAATCCGTGAAACTCAAAATAACCAGCTTAGCTGGTTAAATTTAAGTTGGGTTCCCTGGATGTATAAAAGTCAAAAGCTAACAGAAGTTCCTTTGGAAATATTTGAAATCGAATGGTTAAGGGAATTATATTTATGCAATAATAAACTGACGAGCATACCTGAATATATTACTAATCTTAATAATTTAACTTCTCTCGATATATCTGAAAATCAACTTATAGAAATTCCCGAATATATTTTTAGCTTAAGTAATTTAATTAAACTTGATGTAAGCGATAATCAACTAACTAAAATTCCTGAATCTATTATTCATCTTAAGAATTTAACAGAACTAAATATTAGTGATAATGATTTGAGTAAATTACCAGAATCAGTTACAAAATTAACTAATTTAACTAAACTATGGTCATGGAATAATCAGCTAAGAGAAATACCAGAATCTATTACCCGTCTCATCAACTTGATAGAACTTGATTTAAGTGAAAATAAACTGACGGAAATACCAGAATTTATTAGCCGTCTCACTAATTTAACTATACTCGATTTAGAAGAAAATCAACTAACTGAATTACCTGAGTATATTAGTTATATCTCCGGCTTAAATGAAATTTATTTAAACAATAACCCCTTAGAAAATCCATCTTTAGAAGTTGCAAAAAAAGGTATTATTGCAATTCGCGAATATTTTGAAAATTCTGCAATCTAA
- the murJ gene encoding murein biosynthesis integral membrane protein MurJ: protein MTKQQDKPSRSFAGIAGIIAAATLISKVFGLVRQLVISAAFGLGPAAAAFQYAYTIPGFLLILLGGINGPFYSAVVSVLAKRKKEEAAPLLETIMTLIGGILFIVSIVIVITAPLFVDLFTMPVEEGATKQLVQEIAIRQLRIMAPMAVLAGLIGIGFGALNTANVYWLPSISPLFSSTALVAAVGILYLQVGNKISTPEYAMLGGTFLAVGTLVGALLQWFMQIAAQTKAGMGRIRLRFDFNQPAVKEVLRIMGPATFSSGMLQFNLYTDLYFAGFIGTQVAPALANAGLLVQTPLGIISNVILVRLLPVFARLADPQNWEDLKLKIREGLLLSAFTMLPLGALMVALANPIVKIVYERGAFNPEATQLVASLLVVNGIGMFIYLGRDVLVRVFYALGDGNTPFRISMINIFLNGLFDYLFIKVFNLGAPGLVLATVGVNCSSVFMLLFLLNRKLNGLPIVKWSLPILGLAAGSVVAGAASFATSLGMAKIINSDNLLIQLLQLSISGFAGLAVFGVVASMMNIPEVNDFAAQMRRRFLKR, encoded by the coding sequence GTGACAAAACAACAAGATAAACCTTCTCGTTCGTTTGCTGGGATTGCTGGCATTATTGCCGCTGCCACTTTAATTAGTAAAGTTTTTGGTTTGGTGCGGCAGCTGGTTATATCTGCCGCTTTTGGTTTGGGGCCTGCTGCTGCTGCTTTTCAATACGCTTATACGATACCAGGATTTTTGCTGATATTGCTCGGCGGTATTAATGGCCCTTTTTATAGCGCTGTAGTTAGCGTTTTAGCTAAGCGCAAGAAGGAGGAAGCAGCGCCGTTGTTAGAAACGATTATGACGCTGATTGGTGGAATACTATTTATTGTCTCAATCGTTATAGTCATTACTGCCCCTTTGTTTGTCGATCTTTTTACAATGCCCGTTGAAGAGGGAGCAACTAAGCAGTTAGTTCAAGAAATTGCCATCCGTCAATTGCGAATTATGGCTCCAATGGCGGTTTTAGCGGGTTTGATTGGTATTGGTTTTGGGGCTTTGAATACTGCTAACGTATATTGGCTTCCTTCTATCAGTCCTTTGTTTTCCAGTACTGCACTTGTAGCGGCTGTAGGCATTCTTTATCTACAAGTTGGTAACAAAATCAGTACTCCCGAATATGCAATGTTGGGAGGAACCTTTTTAGCTGTAGGAACTTTGGTAGGAGCGCTTTTGCAATGGTTTATGCAGATAGCAGCGCAAACAAAAGCGGGTATGGGCAGAATTCGCTTGCGATTCGATTTTAATCAGCCAGCAGTAAAAGAAGTCCTCAGAATTATGGGACCTGCGACTTTTTCTTCTGGGATGCTGCAATTTAACCTTTACACCGATTTGTATTTCGCTGGATTTATTGGTACTCAAGTTGCACCTGCTTTAGCAAATGCTGGGTTGTTAGTACAAACTCCCTTGGGAATTATTTCTAATGTAATTTTAGTGCGTTTGCTACCAGTGTTTGCCCGACTCGCAGATCCACAAAATTGGGAAGATTTAAAATTAAAGATTCGTGAGGGGTTATTGCTTTCCGCTTTTACAATGTTGCCTTTGGGTGCTTTGATGGTGGCTTTAGCAAACCCGATTGTCAAGATAGTCTACGAGCGCGGTGCTTTCAACCCAGAAGCTACTCAATTAGTTGCTTCTTTGCTGGTTGTAAATGGCATCGGTATGTTTATTTATTTAGGACGCGATGTTTTAGTCCGGGTATTTTACGCTTTGGGTGATGGAAACACACCATTTCGTATCAGTATGATAAATATTTTTCTTAATGGTTTATTTGACTATCTATTTATTAAAGTTTTTAATTTAGGCGCACCAGGTTTAGTATTAGCAACAGTGGGAGTAAATTGTAGTTCGGTATTCATGTTGTTATTCCTACTCAACCGCAAATTAAATGGTTTACCTATAGTAAAGTGGAGTTTGCCGATATTAGGATTAGCTGCGGGTAGTGTAGTAGCAGGTGCGGCAAGTTTTGCAACTTCTTTAGGTATGGCAAAGATTATAAATTCGGATAATTTATTAATTCAGCTTTTACAATTATCAATATCTGGTTTTGCGGGATTAGCAGTTTTCGGAGTTGTTGCTTCGATGATGAATATACCGGAAGTTAATGATTTTGCGGCTCAGATGAGACGGAGGTTTTTGAAGAGGTAG
- a CDS encoding pentapeptide repeat-containing protein produces the protein MKKILFRFLGLVFILCLAWLWVLLDAHPAFAQTNTINYSSTNLENRDFSNQDLTAVNFISAEMRGTNFQGADLTNAMFTKGNLLGANLEGANFTNALVDQVTLDNANLKNANFTQATMSRSRFFDADITGADFTDAIIDRYQVKLMCDRASGVNPETGVETRYSLGCR, from the coding sequence ATGAAAAAAATTCTTTTTCGCTTTTTAGGCTTAGTGTTTATTTTATGTCTGGCTTGGTTGTGGGTATTGCTTGATGCCCATCCGGCTTTTGCTCAAACAAACACGATTAACTACAGTAGCACGAATTTAGAAAACCGCGATTTTTCAAATCAAGATTTAACAGCAGTTAACTTTATTTCCGCTGAAATGCGGGGAACGAATTTTCAAGGTGCTGACTTAACAAACGCAATGTTTACCAAAGGCAATTTATTAGGAGCCAATTTAGAAGGGGCAAATTTTACAAATGCTTTGGTAGATCAAGTAACGCTGGATAATGCCAACCTGAAAAACGCCAACTTTACACAAGCAACAATGAGCCGCAGCCGCTTTTTTGATGCTGATATTACCGGAGCCGATTTCACAGACGCGATAATCGACCGCTACCAGGTGAAATTGATGTGCGATCGCGCTTCTGGGGTGAACCCGGAAACTGGTGTAGAGACTCGGTATAGCTTGGGTTGTCGGTAA
- a CDS encoding LCP family protein yields the protein MVKQVEGWQKPNSYEQEQELQNQPPVNGQLVKVEPRSSKKTSSIPSQLYYRLGLAMPRWLFWIFTVVMGITLSGLLVSSLALWTPLWSGIEKSDSEFGWSPIDADDAPLPGALWSNISQYQLRKPMNILVLGIEPVPGTVEGSPESFSGTSDTMLLVRFNPQDKSIRVLSIPKGTMISIPEEGLNKVSQANAFGGPVLAARVVSRSLSNAPIHRYIRISTAGMQQLVDQLGGVEVFVPKAMQYKDSAQKLSINLVGGWQTLNGEQAQQFVRYKEKGSGDLERVQRQQTMLLALRERLWSPKVLPRLPQLTRVMRKYFDTNLKLEEMMALVNFASQVERDDFQMTMLPGIFSALSADPDSYWLNLTGQGDLLSNYTGMNLASLKQNTKPLTSLKIAIQNTGNRPEQTQKTIEVLKKQGFVNVYAVANWPDKRAKSEVIVQKGNKAAAQELQQILGINHIDISATGDIKSDLTIRLGKDWKQ from the coding sequence GTGGTTAAACAAGTAGAAGGTTGGCAAAAACCGAATAGCTACGAGCAGGAGCAAGAATTACAGAATCAGCCTCCTGTAAATGGTCAGCTAGTCAAGGTTGAGCCAAGAAGTAGTAAAAAAACGAGTTCTATTCCCTCTCAGCTATATTATCGGCTGGGTTTGGCAATGCCCAGATGGCTGTTTTGGATTTTCACAGTTGTCATGGGGATTACTTTATCGGGATTACTGGTATCTTCTTTGGCTCTTTGGACTCCTTTATGGAGTGGTATCGAGAAGAGTGATTCGGAGTTTGGATGGTCGCCAATAGATGCTGACGATGCGCCGTTACCTGGGGCTTTGTGGAGCAATATTTCTCAATACCAGCTAAGAAAACCGATGAATATTTTGGTTTTAGGAATCGAACCGGTTCCGGGTACGGTTGAAGGTTCCCCAGAAAGCTTTTCTGGAACTAGCGATACCATGCTATTAGTGAGATTTAACCCCCAAGATAAATCCATTCGGGTACTTTCGATTCCCAAGGGTACGATGATCTCAATTCCCGAAGAAGGATTAAATAAAGTATCTCAAGCGAACGCTTTTGGTGGCCCGGTTTTAGCTGCGCGGGTAGTAAGTCGTAGTTTAAGTAATGCGCCGATTCATCGCTACATTCGTATTTCAACTGCTGGAATGCAGCAATTAGTAGACCAGTTGGGAGGAGTCGAAGTATTTGTACCCAAGGCAATGCAGTACAAAGATTCGGCTCAAAAATTATCGATTAATTTAGTGGGTGGTTGGCAAACTCTCAACGGCGAACAAGCACAACAATTTGTCCGCTACAAAGAAAAAGGTTCGGGGGATTTAGAAAGAGTCCAACGACAGCAAACAATGCTGTTAGCATTGCGCGAACGTCTTTGGAGTCCTAAAGTATTACCTCGCCTACCACAGTTAACTCGCGTAATGCGGAAGTATTTTGATACTAACTTGAAGCTGGAAGAAATGATGGCATTAGTCAATTTTGCTTCCCAAGTAGAGCGAGACGATTTTCAAATGACTATGCTACCGGGAATATTCAGCGCTTTGAGTGCAGATCCCGATAGTTACTGGTTGAATTTGACTGGACAAGGCGACTTGCTTTCCAACTACACGGGTATGAACCTGGCAAGCCTTAAGCAAAATACAAAACCGCTTACCAGCTTAAAAATTGCCATCCAAAATACCGGCAATCGACCAGAACAAACTCAAAAAACTATTGAAGTTCTGAAAAAACAAGGCTTCGTAAATGTTTACGCCGTGGCAAACTGGCCGGACAAACGAGCAAAATCCGAAGTCATAGTTCAAAAAGGCAACAAAGCAGCAGCGCAAGAATTACAGCAAATTTTAGGCATCAATCATATTGATATATCTGCTACTGGCGATATAAAATCTGACCTAACAATACGTCTTGGCAAAGATTGGAAACAGTGA
- a CDS encoding mannose-1-phosphate guanylyltransferase: MTKRLFPVILAGGKGERFWPLSRRTRPKQFLNLDGTSRSLMQATADRLLPLTDGWDSLWVITSSLIAEGVKEQLPELPEANLLVEPQGRDTAAAVAWASLEIKKRYGEDAIIGFFPADHWIADQEAFASTLNAAAELAAQNPAIVTLGIKPTFPSTGYGYIEQGEKFGSFNNLPAYHVNRFTEKPDRDTAETFLQTGRFSWNSGMFFFRAGVVIKELYTYAPEIIEPIEKNGPSIYPELPKLSVDYALMEKTNLAYVLPVEFGWDDLGDWNAIERLLKKEKEPNVELATHVGLDTQGAILYASNEDDVIVTIGLEDVVVVRDKNVTLIVKKERTQEIKQVLKNLQSDSRFTELL, translated from the coding sequence ATGACTAAACGATTGTTTCCCGTAATTCTTGCAGGTGGTAAGGGCGAACGTTTTTGGCCTCTTTCTCGACGAACCCGACCTAAGCAATTTTTAAATCTTGATGGCACCTCTCGAAGCTTAATGCAAGCCACTGCTGACAGGCTGTTACCGCTGACTGATGGTTGGGATTCCTTATGGGTGATAACTTCTAGCCTGATAGCAGAAGGCGTAAAAGAACAATTACCAGAATTGCCTGAAGCCAACTTGCTTGTAGAACCACAAGGAAGAGATACGGCAGCAGCAGTTGCCTGGGCTAGTTTGGAAATTAAAAAGCGTTATGGTGAAGACGCTATTATTGGCTTTTTCCCTGCCGACCACTGGATCGCCGACCAAGAGGCATTTGCAAGCACATTAAATGCAGCAGCCGAATTAGCCGCACAAAATCCGGCGATTGTAACGCTCGGGATCAAACCAACATTTCCATCAACAGGCTATGGCTACATAGAACAGGGTGAAAAATTTGGTAGCTTTAACAACTTGCCAGCCTACCACGTTAATCGCTTTACTGAAAAGCCCGACCGAGACACGGCGGAAACTTTTTTACAAACGGGACGCTTTAGCTGGAATAGTGGAATGTTCTTTTTTAGAGCAGGGGTTGTTATCAAAGAATTATATACTTATGCTCCAGAAATCATCGAACCCATAGAAAAAAATGGTCCTTCTATTTATCCCGAGCTGCCAAAACTAAGTGTAGACTATGCTTTGATGGAAAAGACCAATCTAGCATACGTCTTACCAGTAGAATTTGGCTGGGACGATCTAGGAGACTGGAACGCCATTGAAAGGTTGCTTAAAAAAGAAAAAGAACCAAACGTCGAATTAGCTACTCATGTAGGATTAGACACCCAAGGAGCCATTCTCTACGCCAGCAATGAAGATGACGTAATTGTTACTATTGGTCTAGAAGATGTAGTCGTCGTTCGCGACAAGAATGTCACTTTAATTGTCAAAAAAGAACGCACCCAAGAAATTAAACAGGTACTTAAAAATCTACAGTCCGATTCTCGCTTTACCGAACTACTTTAA
- a CDS encoding AarF/ABC1/UbiB kinase family protein yields the protein MFLTQTVPRQREIIEVLFRNGWDYMRRLITLGKADEPQLPPPAVLKNILVDLGPVYVKLGQLLSTRPDLLSASYIDELSTLQDDVPPVPWADVEVLIRKQLKNPLEESFDTINPIPVAAGSIAQTHKATLKTGQEVAIKVQRPGIDLIVDQDIALIQGIAELVARTEFGQVNDIKAIADEFCTALEAELDFTREAGFTDQLRRNLSEGTWFDPKDIVVAKIYWELTSSKLMVMEWLDGAPILSATIPNENNKSTTRETERQRVTSLLFAVFCQQLYVDGFFHADPHPGNIFYLNDGRVALLDCGMVGRLDPRTQQILIEMLLAIVDLDAPRCAQLTLQLAGSSKSVDMSRLEGDFDRMLRKYFNLSLAQLNFSEIVYEVFQVARNNNIRLPSNMGLYAKTIANLEGLARGFNPEINFLEEIKPFLTDLFRKQLVGDSPVRSLLRTALDLKSLSLQFPRQIEYLLEQVTTETLEWNLNIKGLDGLRRTTDDAANRLSFSVLVGSLIMGAAIISTNAQTAQLSLISNILFAAASLLGLWLIVSILRSGRLR from the coding sequence ATGTTTCTAACCCAAACCGTTCCTCGTCAAAGAGAAATTATTGAAGTTTTATTCCGCAATGGCTGGGATTACATGCGACGGCTGATTACTCTTGGTAAAGCCGATGAACCTCAGTTACCTCCTCCTGCGGTTTTAAAGAATATTTTGGTAGATTTGGGTCCGGTTTACGTTAAGCTGGGGCAATTACTTTCTACTCGTCCAGATTTACTTAGTGCATCTTATATTGATGAACTTTCAACTTTGCAAGATGATGTACCACCAGTGCCTTGGGCTGATGTAGAAGTACTCATTCGCAAACAATTAAAAAATCCTTTAGAAGAAAGCTTTGACACAATTAACCCGATACCTGTAGCTGCGGGTTCTATCGCTCAAACCCATAAAGCTACTTTAAAAACTGGTCAAGAAGTCGCAATCAAAGTCCAGCGCCCCGGAATTGACTTGATTGTTGACCAAGATATTGCTTTAATACAAGGTATCGCCGAGTTAGTCGCTCGTACAGAATTTGGACAAGTTAATGACATTAAGGCGATCGCCGATGAATTTTGTACTGCATTAGAAGCAGAATTAGATTTTACACGGGAAGCTGGCTTTACCGATCAGCTACGACGCAATTTATCTGAAGGTACTTGGTTCGATCCTAAAGATATAGTAGTTGCCAAAATCTACTGGGAGCTAACCTCGTCAAAATTAATGGTGATGGAATGGCTAGATGGTGCGCCAATTTTATCGGCAACTATACCCAACGAAAACAATAAAAGTACGACTCGGGAAACGGAACGTCAAAGAGTTACCAGCTTGTTATTTGCTGTTTTCTGTCAGCAATTGTATGTAGACGGTTTCTTTCATGCAGATCCCCATCCCGGCAATATCTTTTATCTTAATGACGGTCGCGTTGCTTTGTTAGACTGCGGTATGGTAGGAAGACTCGATCCCCGCACTCAACAAATACTGATAGAAATGCTACTGGCAATTGTGGATTTAGATGCTCCCAGATGCGCTCAGTTGACTTTACAGCTAGCAGGTTCATCCAAGTCGGTGGATATGTCGCGTCTGGAAGGTGATTTTGACCGGATGCTGCGAAAATATTTTAATTTAAGCTTAGCTCAGCTTAATTTTTCTGAAATTGTTTACGAAGTTTTTCAAGTTGCTCGTAACAACAATATCCGCTTACCCAGCAATATGGGGTTATACGCCAAAACCATCGCCAATTTAGAAGGATTAGCTAGAGGATTCAATCCGGAAATAAATTTCCTAGAAGAAATCAAACCTTTTTTAACCGACTTATTCCGCAAACAGCTGGTTGGGGATTCACCAGTTCGTTCTCTTTTAAGAACAGCATTGGATTTAAAAAGTCTTTCCTTACAATTCCCCCGTCAAATCGAATATTTATTAGAGCAAGTAACAACAGAAACCTTAGAATGGAATCTAAATATCAAAGGTTTAGACGGTTTGCGACGTACTACAGATGATGCAGCCAATCGTTTATCCTTCAGCGTATTAGTAGGTTCGCTGATAATGGGTGCAGCAATTATTTCCACCAACGCTCAAACTGCACAATTATCTTTAATTAGTAACATCTTGTTTGCTGCTGCTAGTTTATTAGGTTTGTGGTTGATTGTTAGTATCTTGCGCTCCGGAAGATTACGGTAA
- a CDS encoding ATP-binding cassette domain-containing protein, whose product MSIIIAQDLSKVYPVAIKEPGIKGTVSHFFRRKYREIKAVNNVSFEIAPGEVVGFLGANGAGKTTTLKMLTGLIHPSSGNVRVANNIPFQRKEAFLQQITLVMGQKQQLLWDLPALDSLRINAAVYSIPDKEFHHRVGELTEMLSLEGKLTQPVRKMSLGERMKAELLAALLHRPQVLFLDEPTLGLDVNAQVNVRDFLREYNQRYQATVLLTSHYMADITALCKRVLLIHQGELMYDGSLDGLLERFAPYRVINVELAQPVDLVRLETFGEVQAHDGRMVGFMIPQEKLTSTVSRILTELEVVDLTVAEPPVEEVIGKVFQAGAVSS is encoded by the coding sequence ATGTCTATTATCATTGCTCAGGATTTGAGCAAAGTTTATCCAGTCGCTATTAAGGAACCGGGTATTAAAGGTACAGTCTCTCATTTCTTTCGCCGCAAGTACCGGGAAATCAAGGCTGTTAATAACGTTTCTTTTGAAATTGCACCCGGTGAGGTGGTTGGTTTTTTGGGGGCAAACGGTGCGGGGAAAACTACTACTCTCAAAATGCTGACTGGGTTAATTCACCCGAGTAGCGGTAATGTAAGAGTTGCTAATAATATTCCGTTTCAACGAAAAGAAGCTTTTTTACAACAAATCACGCTGGTGATGGGACAAAAACAGCAGTTGTTGTGGGATTTACCGGCTCTCGATTCCTTGAGAATCAACGCTGCTGTCTATAGTATTCCCGACAAGGAATTTCATCATCGGGTGGGAGAGTTAACCGAAATGCTTTCACTCGAAGGTAAACTGACTCAACCAGTACGAAAAATGTCTTTGGGCGAACGCATGAAAGCCGAACTATTAGCGGCGCTTTTGCATCGTCCCCAGGTATTATTTTTAGATGAGCCGACTTTAGGATTAGATGTCAACGCTCAAGTTAACGTGCGCGATTTTTTACGGGAATACAATCAGCGCTATCAAGCAACAGTTTTGTTAACCAGTCACTACATGGCAGATATTACAGCCTTGTGCAAACGAGTGCTGCTAATTCACCAAGGAGAATTGATGTATGACGGTAGTTTAGATGGACTTTTGGAAAGGTTTGCTCCCTACCGAGTGATTAATGTGGAATTAGCGCAACCTGTAGACTTAGTTAGATTAGAAACCTTCGGCGAAGTGCAAGCTCACGACGGTAGAATGGTTGGTTTTATGATTCCTCAAGAGAAGCTAACTAGTACTGTGTCGCGTATTTTAACTGAGTTAGAAGTAGTTGATTTAACCGTTGCAGAACCGCCGGTAGAGGAAGTGATTGGGAAAGTTTTTCAAGCTGGAGCCGTTAGCAGTTAA
- a CDS encoding DNA topoisomerase IB, with translation MQLKLKNELVKQEVKAALAVEPAESAEIVGLIYVSDATPGIKRQRQGKGFCYYDAEGNKICCEDELNRIRALVIPPAWNEVWICAHAQGHLQATGRDEKGRKQYRYHAHWRKIRSQTKFNRTIAFGLALPKIRERVQKDLRKHGLPKEKVLAATIKLLETTKIRVGNEQYAQRNKSFGLTTMKERHVDISGSRLRFKFRGKSGVDHDIELCNRRLAKIVKRIQELPGQELFQFIDDDEKRQSIDSGDVNDYLNEITDLDFTAKDFRTWFGTVLAAEELYEMGEFESQKQAKKNIVRAIKNVAQELGNRPATCRKYYVHPGILAAYQDGSLSTAIEKINPSDKENSQKNSQLRPVEQAVLNLLEQHLLKKIEK, from the coding sequence ATGCAGTTAAAGCTAAAAAATGAACTAGTAAAACAGGAGGTTAAAGCCGCTCTTGCTGTTGAACCTGCGGAATCTGCGGAAATTGTGGGCTTAATTTATGTCAGCGATGCAACTCCTGGTATTAAGCGTCAGCGCCAAGGCAAAGGGTTTTGTTATTACGATGCAGAAGGAAATAAAATCTGTTGCGAAGATGAATTAAATAGAATTAGAGCTCTTGTTATACCTCCAGCTTGGAATGAAGTATGGATTTGTGCCCATGCTCAAGGACATTTGCAAGCTACGGGAAGAGATGAAAAGGGACGCAAGCAATATAGATATCACGCACATTGGCGAAAAATCCGTTCTCAAACTAAATTTAATCGGACGATTGCTTTCGGTTTAGCTTTACCTAAAATTCGGGAAAGAGTACAAAAAGATTTAAGGAAACACGGTTTACCTAAAGAAAAGGTTTTAGCGGCTACTATAAAGCTCTTGGAAACTACTAAAATTCGCGTCGGTAACGAGCAGTATGCCCAGAGGAATAAGTCGTTTGGCTTAACCACAATGAAAGAGCGTCATGTTGATATTTCCGGTTCGCGATTGCGATTCAAGTTTCGTGGTAAAAGTGGTGTAGACCATGATATTGAATTATGCAATCGACGTTTAGCAAAAATCGTTAAGCGAATTCAAGAATTACCCGGACAAGAGTTATTTCAATTTATTGATGATGATGAGAAACGTCAGTCGATTGATTCAGGCGATGTGAATGATTATCTTAATGAAATTACCGATTTAGATTTTACTGCCAAAGATTTTCGTACCTGGTTTGGAACCGTATTAGCAGCGGAAGAACTATATGAAATGGGTGAATTTGAATCGCAAAAACAAGCCAAGAAAAATATTGTTCGGGCAATTAAAAATGTCGCGCAAGAGTTGGGAAATCGTCCTGCAACTTGCCGTAAATATTACGTTCATCCAGGAATTTTAGCAGCATATCAAGATGGCTCGCTATCTACTGCAATTGAAAAAATTAATCCAAGCGATAAAGAAAATTCACAAAAAAACTCTCAATTACGTCCGGTAGAACAAGCCGTATTGAATCTTTTAGAACAACATTTATTAAAAAAGATTGAAAAATAA